From the genome of Kaistella daneshvariae, one region includes:
- a CDS encoding bifunctional UDP-N-acetylmuramoyl-tripeptide:D-alanyl-D-alanine ligase/alanine racemase — MNYTAKEIAEITGSKLIGNPDVTIKNIAYDSRNIYSVADTAFVAITTAKNSGEKYIHSVIEKGIMVIIAENYLPQFSDVTWIIVENSLLFLQNFAKYHLQQFPSLKTIGITGSNGKTIVKEWLYQSLFHDFTTVKSPKSFNSQLGLPLSLLEIKPKHQLGIFEVGISKPGEMEILEHIFSPEIGILTYIGTAHSVNFEDINEIISEKIKLFQHSELIIFNGDNPAVKSAIEEKYPAKRLFSFGFQNQNDLHIVGDWTDRSQEISVSYLGEKFAFPVSQRDEATISNVLCVIAVLKEFNFSNAQIIARLNTLKAVEMRLESVVGVRNNLIINDSFNLDVDSLKIAYQNINEYNKPQKCLILTDFVEGKNSAELYQEVAALTNQQNFDQIFLVGSEITQHEGLFKSETHTFGTTQELIDSQQLNSVENHLILLKGARKFEIERTKTFLELQKHDTVLEINLNSILHNINVHKSLLKPETKMMAMVKAYSYGLGGYEIAEFLQHHHIDYLGVAYADEGIDLRKNGITTPIMVMNPEQHSYNSIIDFNLEPEIYSFRVLDLFNEKLLEKGIMQTYPIHIKMETGMHRLGFKTEELPELISKLQGMNVKVKSVFSHLSSADDENENAYTLEQVGIFEKNAGFLAKNLGYQPIRHILNSTGIVNFPQYQFEMVRIGIGMVGISGDAEISKRLKSAVTFKTVVSQISEVKKGESVGYNRKFKAEKDTKIATIPVGYADGIPRLLGNKVGVVGIQNSIYPIVGNVCMDMLMVDIGSSAIKEGEEVILFNSCPTLEQFAHSCSTIPYEVLTSISRRVKRIYIKD; from the coding sequence AAGAAATCGCGGAAATTACCGGCTCAAAACTGATTGGTAATCCCGATGTCACCATAAAAAATATCGCTTACGACAGCAGAAATATTTATTCTGTAGCAGATACCGCATTTGTTGCCATTACAACGGCTAAAAATTCAGGTGAAAAATATATCCACTCTGTTATTGAAAAGGGAATTATGGTAATTATTGCGGAAAATTATTTACCGCAATTCTCCGACGTTACCTGGATTATTGTAGAAAATTCGCTGCTGTTTCTGCAAAATTTTGCGAAATACCATTTACAGCAATTTCCCTCACTGAAAACCATCGGAATTACCGGAAGCAACGGCAAAACTATTGTTAAAGAATGGCTTTACCAGTCGCTTTTTCATGATTTTACGACGGTGAAAAGCCCGAAAAGTTTTAACTCACAACTTGGTCTTCCGCTTTCTCTTTTAGAAATTAAACCAAAACATCAGCTTGGGATTTTCGAAGTCGGCATTTCAAAACCCGGCGAAATGGAAATTCTGGAACATATTTTTTCTCCGGAAATTGGTATTCTCACTTATATCGGTACTGCGCACTCCGTAAACTTTGAAGATATAAATGAAATCATTTCCGAGAAAATTAAACTTTTTCAGCATTCTGAATTGATTATTTTTAATGGTGACAATCCGGCGGTGAAAAGTGCGATCGAAGAAAAATATCCTGCTAAAAGGCTATTTTCCTTCGGTTTTCAAAACCAGAATGATTTGCACATCGTAGGCGACTGGACGGATCGTTCGCAGGAAATTTCGGTGAGCTATTTGGGTGAAAAATTTGCTTTTCCGGTTTCCCAGCGTGATGAAGCTACCATCAGCAACGTGTTGTGTGTGATCGCGGTTTTAAAGGAATTTAATTTCAGCAATGCGCAAATTATTGCGCGCTTAAATACTTTGAAAGCCGTCGAAATGCGACTGGAAAGTGTAGTGGGTGTGCGAAATAATTTAATCATCAATGATTCTTTTAACCTGGATGTCGATTCGCTAAAAATCGCTTATCAGAATATCAATGAATATAATAAGCCACAAAAATGCCTGATTTTGACGGATTTTGTGGAAGGTAAAAATTCGGCGGAATTGTATCAGGAAGTGGCAGCTTTAACAAATCAGCAGAATTTTGATCAAATTTTTCTCGTCGGTTCGGAAATCACGCAGCACGAAGGACTTTTTAAAAGTGAAACTCATACTTTTGGGACGACTCAGGAATTAATTGACAGTCAACAGCTTAACTCGGTTGAAAATCATTTAATTTTACTGAAAGGCGCCAGAAAATTTGAAATTGAAAGGACAAAAACTTTTCTGGAACTTCAAAAGCACGACACGGTTTTAGAAATCAACCTGAATTCGATTTTGCACAATATTAATGTTCATAAATCGCTGCTGAAACCCGAAACCAAAATGATGGCGATGGTTAAAGCGTATTCATACGGACTTGGTGGTTATGAGATCGCGGAATTTCTGCAGCATCACCACATCGATTATCTGGGCGTTGCATACGCCGATGAAGGTATTGATTTGCGGAAAAACGGCATCACCACTCCAATTATGGTGATGAATCCCGAGCAGCACAGCTATAATAGCATTATCGATTTTAATCTAGAGCCCGAAATTTACAGTTTCCGCGTGCTTGATTTATTTAATGAAAAGTTGCTTGAGAAAGGCATAATGCAGACGTATCCCATTCATATCAAAATGGAAACGGGGATGCACCGGCTCGGCTTCAAAACGGAAGAATTACCGGAACTGATTTCCAAACTTCAAGGAATGAATGTGAAGGTGAAATCAGTTTTCAGCCACTTAAGCTCCGCCGATGATGAAAATGAAAATGCATACACTTTGGAACAGGTTGGTATTTTCGAAAAAAATGCCGGTTTCCTGGCGAAAAATTTAGGTTATCAACCGATTCGACATATTTTAAACAGCACGGGAATCGTTAATTTTCCGCAATATCAGTTCGAGATGGTGAGAATCGGGATTGGAATGGTGGGAATTTCCGGCGATGCTGAAATATCGAAAAGACTAAAAAGTGCGGTGACTTTCAAAACGGTGGTTTCGCAAATTTCAGAGGTGAAAAAAGGCGAATCTGTGGGATATAACCGTAAATTTAAAGCTGAGAAAGACACGAAAATTGCAACCATACCCGTTGGATACGCAGATGGAATTCCGAGGCTTTTGGGAAATAAAGTGGGCGTGGTAGGAATTCAAAACAGCATTTACCCGATTGTCGGGAATGTCTGCATGGATATGCTGATGGTTGATATTGGAAGTTCGGCCATAAAAGAAGGTGAAGAGGTGATTTTATTCAACTCCTGCCCTACGCTGGAACAATTTGCGCATAGCTGTTCTACCATTCCTTACGAAGTTTTAACCTCCATTTCGCGCCGGGTGAAACGAATATACATCAAAGACTAA
- a CDS encoding patatin-like phospholipase family protein produces MKKFAILCLFFLSLQWSAQVKEGFKIPKNPKIGLSLSGGGAKGFAHIGVLKVLDSLGVKIDYISGTSMGAIVGGLYASGYTGKEIEKIVMDTDFYSIIANEKTRQESSFFNKSVDKYILSIPIKDGKINVLPKAISTGQKNIYLLKELFKNVSTISDFSKLPIPFMAVATNLESGKMEIFEKGDLVSAIMASSAFPGLMDPVKIGDSLYIDGAMTVNYPSKPLKEKGIDVVIGVDLSQGLASRKNLESAISILNQVIDFGIQKETKNQYAFTDINVHPNLGATTATSYDAKKAILDSGYVEAKKYADIFLKLPKRKQELLRAPLSSIYSNVYKIDSLAVENNRIFRKNYVQGKMNLKIPSLQTYGSINKMVDKLYATNNYRLINYDIIQGTEQNYLKLNVTEDDTRFFLKFGLHYDEVFKTGLLVNATAKRLLFQNSTVSLDVVAGDQPRYYFNYFIDNGYIPGFGVYASGMSLELQDAAGNLNEKWNWFRNEAFLQSIWRDKFAIGGGLSHDYFESKPAGETVYSASDNFLNAYIFIKTDTQDDRNFPTRGFLLDAEGKLLDIFNSENDGKTFQLKVNSNLNFPLTSWLTYRLKLFGGFTVGDTLSKYYHYRLGGIFDQNLGNFTSLGGYEFGEKSGENLLMNSNNLQFNIYKNYFAEATVSLANIFNDYMVDDILHVTDSSAGITAGYKSPFGQIKLNYSQSLKEKKGLISVILGHWF; encoded by the coding sequence ATGAAAAAATTTGCCATTTTATGCCTGTTTTTTTTAAGCTTACAATGGTCAGCCCAAGTAAAAGAAGGCTTTAAAATCCCGAAAAATCCGAAAATCGGTTTGTCGCTGTCCGGTGGTGGCGCGAAAGGTTTTGCACATATTGGTGTTTTAAAGGTGTTGGATTCTTTGGGCGTAAAAATCGATTATATTTCGGGAACCAGTATGGGCGCTATTGTCGGCGGTTTGTACGCGTCCGGCTATACAGGTAAAGAAATTGAAAAAATCGTGATGGATACGGACTTCTACTCCATCATTGCGAATGAAAAGACGAGGCAGGAATCTTCTTTTTTCAATAAATCGGTTGATAAATATATTCTTTCCATTCCCATTAAAGACGGGAAAATTAATGTTTTGCCAAAAGCAATTTCTACAGGACAGAAAAATATCTATTTATTAAAGGAACTTTTCAAGAATGTTTCCACCATCAGTGATTTTTCAAAATTGCCAATTCCGTTTATGGCGGTGGCAACCAACTTGGAAAGCGGAAAAATGGAGATTTTTGAAAAAGGCGATTTGGTCTCGGCGATCATGGCGAGCTCCGCTTTTCCGGGCTTGATGGATCCGGTTAAAATTGGTGATTCGCTTTATATAGACGGTGCGATGACGGTAAATTATCCTTCAAAACCGTTAAAAGAAAAAGGTATTGATGTGGTGATTGGTGTTGATCTCAGCCAGGGTCTTGCTAGCCGTAAAAATCTGGAATCTGCGATTTCCATTTTAAACCAGGTCATCGACTTTGGTATTCAGAAAGAAACCAAAAACCAGTATGCTTTTACGGATATAAACGTTCACCCGAATTTGGGCGCAACCACTGCGACGAGTTATGATGCAAAAAAAGCCATCCTGGACTCGGGCTATGTGGAAGCAAAAAAATATGCTGATATCTTTCTAAAACTCCCGAAACGAAAGCAGGAATTATTGCGGGCACCGCTGAGTTCAATTTATTCAAACGTTTATAAAATAGACAGTCTAGCTGTTGAAAATAACCGGATTTTCAGGAAGAACTACGTACAGGGAAAGATGAATTTAAAAATTCCCTCGCTGCAAACCTACGGAAGCATTAATAAAATGGTTGATAAGCTTTACGCCACCAATAATTACCGGCTTATTAATTATGACATCATTCAGGGCACTGAGCAAAACTATTTAAAGCTGAATGTTACGGAAGATGACACGCGGTTTTTTCTGAAATTTGGCTTGCATTACGATGAAGTTTTCAAAACCGGCTTGCTGGTGAATGCAACCGCAAAAAGGTTGCTTTTTCAAAACTCAACGGTGTCGCTGGATGTGGTTGCTGGTGATCAGCCGCGCTATTATTTCAACTATTTTATCGATAACGGATATATTCCCGGTTTTGGCGTTTACGCATCCGGTATGTCCCTGGAATTGCAGGACGCAGCCGGTAATTTAAATGAGAAGTGGAACTGGTTTCGCAATGAAGCATTTTTACAGTCAATTTGGCGGGATAAATTCGCCATTGGCGGTGGTCTTAGCCACGATTATTTCGAATCTAAACCTGCCGGCGAAACTGTATACAGCGCCTCTGATAACTTTCTTAACGCTTATATTTTTATAAAAACTGACACGCAGGACGACCGAAATTTCCCGACCAGAGGGTTTCTGCTGGATGCCGAAGGAAAGCTACTGGATATTTTTAATAGTGAAAATGATGGAAAAACTTTTCAGTTAAAAGTGAATTCAAATTTGAACTTCCCACTTACTTCATGGTTAACTTACAGACTTAAGCTTTTCGGTGGTTTTACCGTTGGTGATACATTAAGCAAGTATTATCATTACCGTCTTGGCGGAATTTTCGACCAGAATTTGGGCAATTTTACCAGTTTAGGTGGTTATGAGTTTGGTGAAAAATCCGGCGAAAATCTGCTTATGAATTCCAATAATTTACAGTTTAATATTTACAAAAATTACTTTGCGGAGGCCACTGTAAGCTTAGCAAATATTTTCAACGATTATATGGTTGACGATATATTACATGTTACGGATTCTTCAGCTGGTATTACCGCCGGTTACAAATCACCGTTCGGTCAGATAAAATTAAATTACAGCCAATCGTTAAAAGAGAAAAAAGGGCTGATAAGTGTAATCTTGGGCCATTGGTTTTAA
- the ybeY gene encoding rRNA maturation RNase YbeY translates to MINYFFEEIEDIEIEPRTSAWLNELISLEGKKTGKINYIFCSDDGLLKVNQDYLQHDYYTDIITFDYVKGKNISADIFVSLPRIFDNAEKLAKNFNQEFHRVLAHGILHLCGYKDKSEEEINKMRQKEDFYLNLL, encoded by the coding sequence ATGATTAATTATTTTTTTGAAGAAATAGAAGATATTGAAATAGAGCCACGCACTTCTGCATGGCTGAATGAATTGATTTCGCTCGAAGGTAAAAAGACAGGCAAAATAAATTATATTTTCTGCTCAGATGACGGTTTGCTTAAAGTGAATCAGGACTATCTTCAGCACGATTACTATACTGATATTATAACCTTTGACTACGTGAAAGGTAAAAATATTTCCGCTGATATTTTCGTATCTTTGCCCCGCATTTTTGACAACGCTGAAAAACTTGCGAAAAACTTCAACCAAGAATTTCACCGCGTTTTAGCACATGGTATTTTGCACCTTTGTGGATACAAAGATAAAAGCGAAGAGGAAATAAATAAAATGCGACAAAAAGAAGATTTTTATTTAAACCTGCTTTAA
- the mnmG gene encoding tRNA uridine-5-carboxymethylaminomethyl(34) synthesis enzyme MnmG — MINDIYDVIVVGAGHAGSEAAAAAANLGSKTLLITMNMQTIGQMSCNPAMGGIAKGQIVREIDAMGGYSGIVSDKSAIQFKMLNLSKGPAMWSPRTQNDRMLFAEEWRIALEQTPNLDFFQDMVKSLIIENDTVIGVVTSLGLQIKAKSVVLTNGTFLNGLIHVGDKQLGGGRMGEPRAFGITEQLVSLGFEAGRMKTGTPPRVDGRTLDYSKMEEQKGDENPQRFSFLDTPKMTKQMSCHIVYTNETVHDILREGFDRSPMFNGTIQSTGPRYCPSIEDKINRFAERERHQLFVEPEGWRTVEMYINGFSSSLPEEVQLKAMRHIPGFENAKVFRPGYAIEYDYFPPTQLQHTLETKLIHNLYFAGQINGTTGYEEAAGQGLMAGINAHNKVHGKEAFILNRDEAYIGVLIDDLITKGTEEPYRMFTSRAEYRLLLRQDNADIRLTEKSYQLGLASGERLEKVHQKINESEKLEAFLKNTSLKPGLINPILAEIDSSPVDQAFKTATILTRPNMTLEKLEQIDIIKDYTVDFAPEVKEQAEINIKYKGYIEKERENVAKLHKLETIKIPDDFNYSDLKSLSTEARQKMTKIRPKTIAQAGRISGVSPSDVNILLIYLK, encoded by the coding sequence ATGATAAACGATATATATGACGTCATTGTAGTTGGTGCGGGTCATGCAGGTTCAGAAGCTGCGGCAGCTGCAGCTAACCTCGGATCAAAAACACTTTTGATTACAATGAACATGCAGACCATCGGACAAATGTCCTGTAATCCGGCGATGGGCGGAATTGCAAAGGGACAGATTGTTCGTGAAATCGATGCGATGGGTGGATACTCCGGCATTGTTTCAGATAAATCTGCGATTCAGTTTAAAATGCTGAATCTTTCAAAAGGTCCGGCCATGTGGTCCCCAAGAACACAGAACGATCGGATGCTTTTTGCTGAAGAATGGCGCATTGCATTAGAGCAAACACCAAATCTTGATTTTTTTCAGGATATGGTGAAAAGCTTAATTATCGAAAATGATACAGTCATTGGTGTCGTAACATCCCTGGGTTTACAGATCAAAGCAAAATCGGTAGTCTTAACCAACGGAACCTTTCTTAACGGTTTAATACACGTCGGAGATAAGCAACTCGGTGGGGGCAGAATGGGCGAACCACGTGCTTTTGGCATCACCGAGCAATTGGTTTCACTTGGATTTGAAGCAGGCCGCATGAAAACCGGTACACCGCCACGTGTGGATGGCAGAACGCTGGACTATTCTAAAATGGAAGAGCAAAAAGGCGATGAAAATCCTCAAAGATTTTCCTTCTTAGATACGCCTAAAATGACCAAGCAAATGAGCTGTCATATTGTTTATACCAACGAAACAGTACATGACATTCTTCGCGAAGGTTTTGACAGAAGTCCTATGTTTAATGGAACAATTCAAAGTACCGGACCGCGCTATTGCCCAAGTATAGAAGATAAAATAAACAGGTTTGCCGAGCGTGAAAGACACCAGCTTTTTGTGGAGCCTGAAGGTTGGCGAACTGTTGAAATGTATATCAACGGATTTAGCTCGTCTCTTCCCGAAGAAGTTCAATTGAAAGCGATGCGTCATATTCCCGGTTTCGAAAACGCCAAAGTTTTCCGACCTGGTTACGCTATTGAATATGATTACTTTCCTCCTACCCAACTTCAACATACCCTGGAAACAAAACTGATCCATAACCTGTATTTTGCAGGTCAGATTAACGGTACAACAGGTTATGAGGAAGCTGCGGGTCAAGGTTTAATGGCGGGTATCAATGCGCACAACAAAGTTCATGGAAAAGAAGCCTTCATCTTGAACAGAGATGAAGCATACATCGGCGTTTTGATTGATGATTTAATTACCAAAGGTACCGAAGAACCGTACAGAATGTTTACATCCCGCGCGGAATACCGCCTATTGCTGCGCCAGGATAACGCTGATATAAGACTTACTGAGAAATCTTACCAGCTGGGTCTTGCCAGTGGTGAAAGGCTTGAAAAAGTCCATCAAAAAATTAATGAAAGTGAAAAGTTAGAAGCTTTTCTGAAAAACACTTCATTAAAACCCGGACTTATCAATCCAATTTTAGCGGAGATTGATTCATCACCCGTAGACCAGGCTTTTAAAACAGCTACAATTTTGACCAGGCCAAATATGACACTGGAAAAACTGGAGCAAATTGACATCATTAAAGATTATACCGTCGATTTTGCGCCGGAAGTTAAAGAGCAAGCAGAAATAAACATCAAATACAAAGGTTATATTGAGAAAGAACGTGAGAACGTTGCGAAGCTCCACAAGTTAGAAACGATCAAGATACCAGATGATTTCAATTATTCAGATTTGAAATCACTTTCTACTGAAGCCCGCCAAAAGATGACAAAAATACGGCCTAAAACAATTGCACAGGCAGGTCGAATTAGTGGTGTCTCCCCTTCTGATGTCAATATTTTACTGATATATTTAAAGTAA
- a CDS encoding class I SAM-dependent methyltransferase: MKVKDHFLTQETFEITETTIPGVWKTQPVPENLSRYYESTQYISHHQDSGSLQEKVYKFLQNFNLEYKKKILSEQVKNGSTILDYGCGAGEFLKKNEGDFKLFGFEPNETARSFAQKKITSGRFILNLDELEDSSLDAITLWHVFEHIENQQEILEIFHRKLSANGKLIIAVPNPTSYDAKKYKEFWAAYDVPRHIFHFSKSGMLKLMNSDKWKIQKIKPLLLDAYYISALSEKYKKSPFFWLKGMLYGTISNFKASKNGEYSSLIYIIEKK, translated from the coding sequence ATGAAAGTTAAAGATCATTTTCTTACGCAGGAAACCTTCGAGATTACAGAAACGACTATTCCTGGAGTATGGAAAACGCAGCCGGTTCCAGAAAACCTATCCAGATATTACGAGAGCACTCAATATATATCACATCACCAGGACTCGGGAAGCTTACAAGAAAAAGTCTATAAATTTCTGCAAAACTTTAATTTAGAATACAAGAAAAAAATCCTTTCGGAGCAGGTAAAAAATGGGTCTACCATATTAGATTATGGTTGCGGCGCTGGAGAATTTTTAAAAAAAAACGAAGGTGATTTTAAATTGTTTGGTTTCGAACCAAATGAAACTGCCCGGAGTTTTGCACAGAAAAAAATCACATCAGGTCGCTTTATTTTAAATTTAGATGAACTTGAAGACTCTTCCTTAGATGCAATTACGCTATGGCATGTGTTTGAGCACATCGAAAATCAGCAGGAAATTTTGGAAATATTCCATCGCAAACTTTCAGCAAACGGAAAGTTAATTATCGCGGTACCGAATCCAACTTCTTATGACGCCAAAAAATATAAAGAATTTTGGGCAGCTTATGATGTGCCACGACATATATTTCACTTCTCGAAAAGCGGAATGTTAAAATTGATGAATTCGGACAAATGGAAAATTCAAAAAATTAAACCACTTCTACTGGACGCCTATTATATTTCGGCTTTAAGCGAAAAATATAAAAAATCACCGTTTTTTTGGTTAAAAGGGATGCTTTACGGAACGATTTCTAATTTTAAGGCATCAAAAAACGGCGAATATTCCAGTCTGATATACATTATCGAAAAAAAATAG
- a CDS encoding phosphoglycerate kinase — protein MKTVNDFNFKGKKALVRVDFNVPQSADLKVTDNTRIQAVKPTIDKILNDGGAVILLSHLGRPKGKYCEEFSMKNLVPEIEEVLGRTVKFCDDCLSEDAKRMTGDLKDGEILLLENVRFYEQEENGDIEFAKKLASYADAFVNDAFGTAHREHASTAVIAQFFPTTKFFGLLMAKELEAIDKVLKTGEKPVLAILGGSKVSSKITIIENMLSAVDHLIIGGGMAFTFIKALGGEVGNSIVEEDKLGLALEILEKAKQLNVDVHLPVDVIMADEFNNDADTKEVDIYDIEPGWMGLDAGTKSRLLFNDVVMKCRTILWNGPIGVFEMPNFAAGTISLGDSIAEATKLGAFSLVGGGDSVAFVKKFGYEDKVSYVSTGGGAMLESLEGKELPGVKAINN, from the coding sequence AAGTGCGGATTTGAAAGTTACTGATAACACCAGAATACAAGCCGTAAAACCCACTATTGATAAAATATTGAACGATGGAGGTGCTGTTATTTTGCTTTCACATCTCGGTCGGCCAAAAGGGAAGTATTGTGAAGAATTCTCAATGAAAAATCTTGTTCCCGAAATTGAAGAGGTTTTGGGTAGAACTGTAAAGTTTTGTGATGATTGTTTGAGCGAAGATGCAAAGAGAATGACCGGCGATCTGAAAGACGGTGAAATCTTGCTTTTAGAAAATGTGCGTTTTTATGAGCAGGAAGAAAACGGCGATATAGAATTTGCTAAAAAGTTAGCTTCCTATGCCGATGCTTTTGTAAACGACGCCTTCGGAACTGCACACCGTGAGCATGCTTCTACCGCTGTTATCGCGCAGTTTTTCCCTACAACTAAATTTTTCGGTTTACTGATGGCGAAAGAATTGGAAGCTATTGATAAAGTTCTAAAAACGGGCGAAAAACCTGTTTTAGCAATTTTAGGAGGTTCCAAAGTTTCGTCCAAAATTACCATTATAGAAAATATGTTATCTGCTGTAGATCACCTGATTATCGGTGGTGGTATGGCATTTACTTTTATTAAAGCTTTGGGTGGTGAAGTCGGAAATTCCATCGTTGAGGAAGATAAACTCGGCTTGGCGCTGGAAATTTTAGAGAAGGCTAAACAGCTGAATGTGGACGTGCATCTTCCCGTTGACGTGATTATGGCGGATGAATTTAACAATGATGCTGATACGAAGGAAGTAGATATTTACGACATCGAACCGGGATGGATGGGTCTGGATGCAGGAACAAAATCGCGTTTGTTATTCAATGACGTGGTGATGAAATGTCGCACCATTTTATGGAACGGCCCTATTGGAGTTTTTGAAATGCCGAATTTCGCGGCTGGAACTATATCTTTAGGTGACAGTATTGCAGAAGCAACTAAACTAGGCGCATTTTCCCTCGTAGGTGGTGGAGATAGTGTGGCTTTCGTTAAAAAGTTTGGTTATGAAGATAAAGTGAGTTATGTTTCCACCGGCGGTGGTGCGATGCTTGAAAGTTTGGAAGGCAAAGAACTTCCGGGTGTTAAAGCAATTAATAACTAA